From the archaeon BMS3Bbin15 genome, one window contains:
- the polX gene encoding DNA polymerase/3'-5' exonuclease PolX, which produces MNFDMHLHSIFSDGELLPSEIARRYAEKGFEAIAITDHADGSNMEFILKHLLRAKGELQGHGIKVLIGIELTHLPPDLIPGFAVKAKKLGAEVVVVHGETIVEPVARGTNSAGVSTPEVDILSHPGLITVEEAELARENGIFLELSARKGHCLANGHVARVAEEVKGELLVNTDSHAPEDIISPENILNVALASGLSDKYSRIITAVNPKRLIVD; this is translated from the coding sequence ATGAATTTTGATATGCATCTCCACAGTATTTTTTCAGATGGAGAGCTCCTACCCAGTGAGATAGCAAGGCGTTATGCAGAAAAGGGCTTTGAAGCCATAGCCATAACTGACCATGCTGACGGAAGTAATATGGAATTTATTCTAAAACACCTTCTCAGAGCAAAAGGAGAGCTTCAGGGACATGGCATAAAAGTTCTAATCGGGATAGAACTTACCCACCTTCCACCTGACCTGATTCCAGGGTTTGCTGTTAAGGCAAAGAAGCTTGGTGCAGAGGTTGTTGTTGTCCACGGAGAAACTATTGTCGAACCTGTAGCCAGAGGCACAAATAGCGCAGGGGTTTCAACACCCGAGGTGGATATTCTTTCTCATCCGGGCTTAATAACCGTGGAAGAGGCAGAACTCGCCAGAGAAAATGGAATTTTTCTCGAGCTCTCAGCAAGGAAGGGGCACTGCCTTGCCAATGGGCATGTCGCAAGGGTTGCCGAGGAAGTTAAAGGAGAACTGCTGGTGAATACTGATTCCCATGCCCCGGAGGACATAATTTCACCAGAGAATATACTTAATGTAGCTTTAGCTTCAGGTTTGAGCGATAAATATTCCAGAATAATTACTGCTGTTAATCCAAAAAGATTAATAGTTGATTAG
- the rpiA gene encoding ribose-5-phosphate isomerase A: MSEEEKKLAGIEAAREVEEGGYIGLGTGSTVRYAVEELGRRVRENGLEIKCIPTSADTRILAIKNKIPLTTFEEVHELDIAIDGADQISSDYALIKGGGAALFREKVVASNSKRFIVVVDKSKLSESLDIAVPVEVLPFAWAVVSERLETLECKKSKLRCATGKSGPLLTDNGNYILDASFGRIEYPQKLEEEINDIVGVVENGIFCGMASKIIVGRDGRIEVLQ, from the coding sequence ATGTCAGAGGAGGAAAAAAAACTTGCTGGAATCGAAGCTGCCAGAGAGGTTGAGGAAGGAGGCTATATTGGTCTGGGAACTGGTTCGACTGTAAGGTATGCTGTAGAGGAGCTGGGCCGAAGGGTCAGAGAGAACGGCCTTGAGATTAAGTGTATACCAACTTCTGCTGATACAAGGATTCTTGCAATTAAAAATAAAATTCCTCTCACAACCTTCGAGGAGGTTCATGAGCTTGATATAGCTATAGATGGTGCGGACCAGATTTCGAGTGACTACGCATTGATAAAGGGCGGCGGCGCAGCTCTCTTCAGGGAGAAGGTTGTTGCTTCAAATTCAAAGAGATTTATTGTTGTTGTTGACAAATCAAAACTATCAGAGTCTCTCGATATTGCCGTTCCGGTGGAAGTTCTGCCATTCGCCTGGGCTGTCGTTTCTGAAAGGCTTGAAACTCTGGAATGTAAAAAATCTAAATTAAGGTGTGCAACAGGGAAATCAGGGCCTCTGCTCACAGATAATGGTAACTATATTCTTGATGCCAGCTTTGGAAGAATTGAATATCCACAGAAGCTTGAGGAGGAGATTAATGATATTGTCGGAGTTGTGGAAAATGGAATATTCTGTGGCATGGCTTCAAAGATTATAGTGGGTAGAGACGGCAGGATTGAGGTGCTGCAGTGA
- a CDS encoding N5-glutamine S-adenosyl-L-methionine-dependent methyltransferase translates to MALAVKIGKEKAEETRKKLIESNLFDSEYKILINGNYVLLPVIGKPEGFEVVDIPLKKRKKRKSFRDRLGEILTENEISQVRTSFDLIGDIAVVEIPPDLEKKEKEIARALLDSVKAVKAVFKKEGSVYGSERIRKLKYLAGEHRSETVHTENGIKLKLDIKEVYFSPRLSYERLRVLSRVNDGEIIVDLFAGIGPFALLIAKNRKVKVYAMDINARAIEYLKENVKLNRLEGEVIVIHGDAMKVAPQRVADRVIMNLPKKSHEFLPLAFDVLKEKGGVIHFYTIAPEEELFAQGERIIKRTAEEKGVIARIENSKVVRSYSPGNYHVVFDIRVVS, encoded by the coding sequence ATGGCTCTTGCTGTTAAGATTGGAAAAGAGAAGGCAGAGGAAACAAGAAAGAAGCTTATTGAATCTAACCTCTTTGATTCAGAATATAAAATTCTGATTAATGGAAACTACGTACTTCTCCCAGTAATTGGAAAGCCTGAGGGCTTTGAGGTTGTTGATATTCCCCTTAAGAAGAGAAAAAAAAGAAAGAGCTTCCGGGACAGACTTGGTGAAATTCTAACAGAAAATGAGATTTCACAGGTTAGAACTTCATTTGACCTTATTGGTGATATTGCAGTAGTTGAAATTCCACCTGACCTGGAAAAAAAAGAAAAGGAAATAGCCAGGGCACTTTTAGACTCCGTAAAGGCTGTGAAGGCTGTTTTTAAGAAAGAAGGTTCGGTTTATGGCAGTGAGAGGATCAGAAAATTAAAATACCTTGCAGGAGAGCACAGGAGTGAGACGGTACATACTGAAAACGGAATAAAACTCAAGCTGGATATAAAAGAGGTTTACTTTTCACCGAGGTTGAGCTATGAAAGACTCAGAGTACTCAGCAGGGTGAATGACGGTGAGATTATAGTCGACCTTTTTGCAGGAATAGGCCCTTTTGCATTACTCATTGCGAAAAACAGAAAAGTAAAGGTTTATGCAATGGACATAAATGCTAGGGCCATAGAGTATCTTAAAGAGAATGTTAAACTGAATAGACTCGAGGGAGAGGTTATTGTAATTCATGGTGATGCTATGAAGGTTGCTCCACAGAGAGTAGCTGACAGGGTTATTATGAACCTTCCGAAGAAAAGTCACGAATTTTTACCCCTTGCTTTTGACGTATTGAAAGAAAAGGGAGGGGTGATTCACTTCTACACAATTGCTCCTGAGGAGGAGCTTTTCGCACAAGGTGAGAGAATCATTAAGAGAACAGCAGAGGAAAAAGGAGTTATTGCTAGAATAGAGAATAGCAAGGTTGTTAGAAGCTACTCACCGGGAAATTACCATGTGGTATTTGATATCAGAGTTGTTTCATAA
- the arsB_1 gene encoding arsenical pump membrane protein: MDPAQIFAAAVLIISYALIISEKIHRTVVALAGGVLIIALGPSFGLINRSIYPTGSSFVAEAVDWNTIGLLLGMMIIVGILKDTGIFEFIAVKTAKLSKGDPVKIILLFAIITAIISAFLDNVTTVLLMAPITISIAKKLDMDPVPFLISEIFASNIGGTATLIGDPPNMIISSGAGLSFNEFIIHLTPIIFFVLIFSLVFLKYAFREQLSKKPENIKDILNMNEWDMIKDYRLLKKSLSVIFLVIILFFLHSWLHLQPSTVALLGAALLLILTRQHPDKALHQVEWSVLLFFAGIFIIVKGVEEAGLIQKAASIAVNMTHGNLIVAMFVILWTSAIISAIVDNIPFTVAMVPLVKSMSSSPALVSQIAHLNTNPLWWALALGACLGGNGTLIGASANIVVAGVSERMGHPISFKEFFKYGAPLTFISIFISGLFLYVEIFII, encoded by the coding sequence ATGGATCCAGCCCAGATATTTGCAGCCGCGGTTCTTATAATATCCTATGCTTTAATTATTTCAGAAAAGATTCACCGTACTGTTGTTGCCCTCGCAGGTGGAGTTCTTATAATTGCTCTGGGCCCCAGCTTCGGGCTTATTAACAGAAGTATATATCCAACAGGCTCAAGTTTTGTGGCTGAAGCTGTGGACTGGAATACCATAGGTCTTCTTCTCGGAATGATGATTATTGTTGGGATACTTAAAGACACTGGTATATTTGAGTTTATTGCAGTAAAAACTGCCAAGCTCTCAAAGGGCGACCCTGTAAAGATTATACTTTTATTTGCAATTATCACAGCTATTATCTCTGCCTTTCTGGATAATGTTACAACAGTTTTGCTTATGGCCCCTATAACCATAAGTATAGCAAAGAAACTGGATATGGACCCTGTTCCCTTTCTGATATCTGAGATATTTGCCTCGAATATAGGAGGAACGGCCACCCTCATAGGCGACCCGCCAAATATGATAATCAGCAGTGGTGCAGGACTGAGCTTCAATGAATTTATTATACATCTCACCCCCATTATCTTTTTTGTGCTTATATTCTCGCTCGTGTTTCTCAAATATGCATTCAGAGAGCAACTATCAAAAAAACCTGAAAACATTAAAGATATTCTGAATATGAACGAATGGGATATGATTAAAGACTACAGGCTTCTGAAAAAATCCCTTTCTGTCATTTTTCTTGTTATTATCCTATTTTTTCTTCATTCCTGGTTGCATCTCCAGCCTTCCACAGTTGCTCTTCTCGGTGCAGCCCTGCTACTGATTCTTACCCGCCAGCATCCTGATAAGGCACTTCATCAGGTGGAGTGGAGTGTTCTTCTATTTTTTGCTGGTATATTTATAATAGTCAAGGGAGTGGAAGAGGCTGGCCTGATACAGAAAGCTGCAAGTATTGCTGTAAATATGACTCACGGCAATCTTATTGTTGCAATGTTTGTGATACTCTGGACCTCTGCTATAATAAGTGCAATAGTGGATAATATACCCTTCACAGTCGCAATGGTGCCGCTGGTTAAAAGTATGAGTTCCAGTCCTGCACTTGTCTCGCAGATTGCACATCTCAATACAAACCCTCTCTGGTGGGCACTCGCCCTTGGTGCATGCCTTGGAGGAAATGGAACACTGATTGGTGCTTCAGCCAATATAGTTGTGGCTGGTGTAAGCGAACGAATGGGACATCCAATATCTTTTAAGGAGTTTTTTAAATACGGTGCTCCTCTCACATTTATATCTATCTTTATATCTGGATTGTTCCTCTATGTGGAGATTTTTATAATTTAG
- a CDS encoding histidinol-phosphatase has protein sequence MTLKLDLHIHSGYSKDSRMEVKRIIEIAKSRGLSGIAITDHNSAEGGFHGRKIAGDDFTVIPGEEVLTSRGEVLCLFLNDEVKTREFYEVVDEVHSQDGLCIAPHPFDLFRINRLKGIEKLYKNLDGIEVFNARCAFESCNIKALEFALKKKMLMTAGSDAHNYGEIGSAGVAVKDIEDIRKGKTEIFGSASGFFQLIKTKIYKSFGIEV, from the coding sequence ATGACTCTCAAGCTCGACCTTCACATTCACTCAGGATACTCCAAGGACTCGCGAATGGAAGTGAAAAGAATAATAGAGATTGCAAAGAGCAGAGGTTTGAGCGGTATAGCAATAACAGACCACAACTCTGCTGAAGGTGGATTTCATGGCAGGAAAATTGCCGGAGATGATTTTACAGTTATACCGGGTGAAGAGGTTCTTACCAGCAGAGGCGAAGTTCTGTGTCTATTCCTCAATGATGAGGTCAAAACAAGAGAATTCTACGAGGTTGTGGATGAGGTGCATTCCCAGGACGGGCTATGTATAGCCCCCCACCCCTTTGACTTATTCAGAATCAACAGATTAAAGGGTATCGAGAAACTCTACAAAAATCTTGATGGGATTGAGGTTTTCAATGCCAGATGTGCCTTTGAGAGCTGCAACATAAAAGCACTGGAATTTGCTCTGAAAAAGAAAATGCTTATGACAGCAGGAAGTGATGCCCACAACTACGGCGAGATAGGTTCGGCCGGAGTTGCTGTTAAGGATATAGAGGATATAAGGAAGGGTAAAACTGAGATTTTCGGGAGCGCCTCAGGATTTTTCCAGTTAATAAAAACAAAAATTTATAAGAGTTTTGGTATAGAGGTTTAA
- a CDS encoding H/ACA RNA-protein complex component Gar1, with translation MQPLGEFIHISGTGTLIFRGKSYPPMSSNVITKTGIIIGKVVDVIGPVSYPYFVIRPEIKLTERLVSEIKSYGLFILKDKRRSSAGRNES, from the coding sequence ATGCAGCCTCTGGGTGAATTCATTCATATCAGTGGTACAGGCACATTAATTTTCAGGGGAAAAAGTTATCCACCTATGTCCAGCAATGTCATCACAAAGACCGGTATTATAATTGGTAAGGTTGTTGATGTCATAGGCCCTGTTTCATACCCCTACTTTGTTATAAGGCCTGAAATTAAGCTTACTGAGAGGCTTGTGAGCGAAATAAAATCCTATGGATTATTTATATTAAAAGATAAAAGGAGGAGTTCAGCTGGGAGGAACGAATCTTGA
- the ydjM_2 gene encoding inner membrane protein YdjM, whose product MVIPSYNIKRKVMKMRFYTHIAAAIIFYVITFRFLGLHLSLTLAGVSLIASLLPDIDTPRSISGRMFHPLSSILKAVFGHRGITHSILSLFLLTALLFKYSDIQFSISFFTGYSSHIILDMLGGGVRLLYPYRKKYRLTGKRIKKGEEPVFAFLLFLLAFILIKTITP is encoded by the coding sequence ATGGTTATCCCGTCATATAATATAAAAAGAAAGGTAATGAAAATGAGATTCTACACCCATATTGCAGCAGCTATTATATTTTACGTTATAACTTTCAGATTTTTAGGTTTACATTTGAGTTTAACTCTGGCAGGAGTTTCTCTTATTGCCTCTCTCCTGCCCGATATAGACACACCAAGGTCCATCAGTGGTAGAATGTTTCACCCATTATCTTCTATATTAAAAGCAGTTTTTGGACATAGAGGGATTACCCATTCCATTCTTTCCCTGTTTTTACTCACTGCTTTATTATTCAAATACTCAGATATACAGTTTTCTATTTCATTCTTTACAGGTTATTCAAGCCATATAATACTTGATATGCTTGGTGGGGGAGTAAGACTATTGTATCCTTACAGGAAAAAATACAGACTGACTGGAAAAAGAATAAAAAAAGGAGAAGAACCAGTCTTTGCTTTCCTTTTATTCCTACTTGCCTTTATACTTATAAAAACCATCACTCCTTGA
- a CDS encoding ferredoxin-2, which translates to MVSIKIDLDACIGCGSCVDVCPAGVYELNDDNKSEAVNMDDCIECCACIEGCPQSAISHDSC; encoded by the coding sequence ATGGTTTCTATAAAGATTGATTTAGATGCATGTATCGGATGCGGAAGCTGTGTGGACGTATGTCCCGCTGGTGTATATGAACTCAACGATGACAATAAGAGTGAAGCAGTCAATATGGACGATTGCATAGAGTGTTGTGCATGTATTGAGGGTTGCCCTCAGAGTGCAATTTCTCACGATTCCTGCTAA
- a CDS encoding bifunctional sulfate adenylyltransferase subunit 1/adenylylsulfate kinase protein produces MMILIAGLPASGKSTIATTLAKKFKATVLRTDLIRKQLFDNPTYSNEEKLLVYKVTFLIAEYLAKGGMTVILDGTFYKRDLRQKVYEVGRNTGTKVFVIECSAPEAVIRERMERRKMRNSLSDADFEVYKKIEKEFEPIRRAHVVLDTSGSVRENIREIMKRIPY; encoded by the coding sequence ATGATGATTTTAATCGCAGGTTTGCCTGCCTCAGGGAAGAGCACTATAGCGACGACCCTGGCAAAAAAGTTCAAAGCTACAGTGCTTAGAACCGATTTAATCAGAAAGCAGCTTTTTGATAATCCGACCTATAGTAATGAAGAGAAGCTTCTGGTTTATAAGGTTACCTTTTTAATTGCAGAATATCTTGCAAAGGGAGGGATGACTGTTATTCTGGATGGAACCTTTTATAAGAGGGATTTGAGGCAAAAGGTTTATGAAGTCGGAAGAAATACAGGAACAAAGGTTTTTGTGATTGAATGTTCTGCCCCTGAGGCTGTAATACGTGAGAGGATGGAGAGAAGGAAAATGAGAAACTCTCTGAGCGATGCTGACTTTGAGGTTTACAAAAAGATTGAAAAAGAGTTCGAACCGATTCGAAGGGCCCATGTAGTGCTGGATACCTCAGGAAGTGTCAGAGAAAATATCAGAGAAATTATGAAAAGAATTCCTTATTAA
- a CDS encoding transcription initiation factor IIB, protein MNKRSHTGAPLTYTLHDLGMSTVIDWRNKDASGREISSASKAQMYRLRKWQQRIRVSNSLERNLARALTEMDALSSRLDLPKNVREMAAKIYRRAVEKGLTRGRSIEGVSAASIYFACRQYGVPRTLDEISDTARLNRKEIGKTYRFVARELGLNPRPSSPLDYIERFGSELRLSGEVRSKAREIVIQAIKQMGVTSGRGPTGICAAALYIASVILGERKTQKEVAHVTGVTEVTIRNRYKEMVEKLNLDVAIQ, encoded by the coding sequence ATGAATAAGAGAAGTCATACAGGTGCACCTCTAACTTATACTCTCCATGACCTTGGTATGAGTACTGTTATAGACTGGCGCAACAAGGATGCATCGGGCAGAGAAATTTCTTCAGCCAGTAAAGCTCAGATGTACCGTCTCAGGAAGTGGCAGCAGCGTATAAGGGTTAGCAATTCATTGGAGAGAAACCTTGCCCGGGCACTAACTGAAATGGATGCCCTCTCTTCTCGCCTTGACCTGCCAAAAAATGTAAGGGAAATGGCAGCCAAAATTTACAGGAGGGCTGTTGAAAAAGGACTTACAAGGGGCAGGAGTATAGAAGGAGTAAGTGCCGCATCAATATACTTTGCCTGCAGACAGTACGGTGTGCCGAGAACTCTTGACGAAATTTCAGATACAGCAAGACTAAATAGAAAGGAAATAGGAAAGACATACAGGTTTGTTGCAAGAGAACTGGGCCTTAACCCAAGACCTTCTTCACCTCTTGATTATATTGAAAGATTCGGAAGTGAGCTGAGGTTAAGTGGAGAGGTAAGAAGTAAAGCCAGAGAGATAGTAATTCAGGCAATAAAGCAAATGGGGGTTACATCAGGCAGAGGGCCGACTGGAATATGTGCTGCAGCCCTGTACATTGCTTCCGTAATTCTCGGAGAAAGAAAAACTCAGAAAGAAGTGGCTCATGTGACAGGCGTAACTGAAGTAACAATCCGCAACAGATATAAAGAGATGGTTGAAAAGCTCAATCTTGATGTTGCAATTCAATAA